A genomic region of Leptolyngbya sp. NIES-2104 contains the following coding sequences:
- a CDS encoding DUF433 domain-containing protein → MPFIFPIAAQSVPLAKNADGVILVGGTRVTLETLIHAFQQGATAEEIAAQYSSLDLADVYAVISYYLRNRDEIDRYLEQQQQLAKGVRAENEQRFPSAGLRDRLLARQKDRSR, encoded by the coding sequence ATGCCGTTTATATTCCCGATCGCGGCTCAATCTGTTCCGTTGGCTAAAAACGCAGACGGCGTGATTCTTGTGGGTGGAACGAGAGTGACTCTAGAAACATTGATTCATGCTTTTCAGCAAGGAGCAACAGCAGAAGAAATCGCAGCACAATACTCCTCACTTGATTTAGCGGATGTATATGCTGTGATTAGCTACTACTTGCGAAATCGAGACGAGATAGACCGTTATTTGGAACAACAGCAGCAACTTGCTAAAGGAGTTCGAGCAGAAAATGAACAACGTTTTCCATCAGCAGGACTGCGCGATCGTCTTCTGGCTCGTCAAAAAGATCGGTCGCGCTAA
- a CDS encoding DUF5615 family PIN-like protein — translation MKFLADENLKGSLVRGLRYQRPDLDLVRVQDIGLSGADDPTVLEWAAQAGRVLITHDVKTITKYAYDRLSQGLGMPGVIEVNDRSAIAQCISDILLLAEFEEECWGQIRYVPL, via the coding sequence GTGAAGTTTTTGGCGGATGAGAATTTGAAAGGATCGCTTGTGCGAGGATTGCGCTACCAGCGACCTGATCTGGATCTAGTGCGGGTTCAAGATATTGGTTTGTCTGGTGCAGATGATCCAACTGTATTAGAATGGGCAGCGCAAGCAGGGCGGGTTTTGATTACACATGATGTGAAGACAATCACGAAATACGCCTACGATAGACTATCGCAAGGTTTGGGAATGCCTGGAGTGATTGAGGTGAACGATCGGAGTGCGATCGCTCAGTGTATTTCAGATATTCTTTTGCTTGCTGAGTTTGAGGAAGAATGCTGGGGGCAAATTCGATATGTTCCCCTTTGA